A stretch of the Actinoalloteichus fjordicus genome encodes the following:
- a CDS encoding CpaF family protein, protein MTSFDSRPPLSQRRRQETSPRASGFVDEPPGGGVVDRLRRRLRTDLTTVLPERVAAQQQRSGVPSTPEGRRVLAQAILAESVQAHSEAELMANRALAPGDVEARVVAEALDEVFGMAGLQPLLDDPSIETINANSWDRVFVQYSDGSRERVRPIAGSDEELTDLVRLLSARSGAEERRFDRGSPSVNVQLPGGQRLFAVTGLTAGGVTSLSIRRHRHRHATLGQLRRSGTLDDGLVEFLRALVRARKNILITGGTGIGKTTLLRALASEMDPRERLVTIEDAFELGLDADGDRHPDVTALQAREANIEGEGTVSQAELVRWGLRMSPDRVIVGEIRGPEVIPMCNAMSQGNDGSMATLHASSSKIAFARLASYAAQGAERLPVEATNLLVASAVHVVVHLAHAADRRTRVVSSIREVVGADGAQVISNEVYRPGPDRRARPVAGALSTDTLEDLIAVGMDPDVLTRGGTWTS, encoded by the coding sequence ATGACCTCCTTCGACTCCCGACCGCCACTGTCACAGCGCCGACGACAGGAGACCTCCCCTCGCGCATCAGGGTTCGTCGACGAACCGCCTGGTGGTGGCGTCGTGGACAGGCTGCGTCGTCGGCTGCGTACTGATCTGACGACGGTGCTCCCTGAGCGAGTCGCGGCCCAGCAGCAACGCTCCGGTGTGCCGTCCACCCCCGAGGGGCGGCGGGTGCTGGCTCAGGCGATCCTCGCCGAGTCCGTCCAGGCGCACAGCGAAGCCGAGCTGATGGCCAACCGGGCACTCGCCCCGGGCGACGTCGAGGCGCGGGTCGTCGCGGAGGCCCTCGACGAGGTGTTCGGGATGGCCGGGTTGCAGCCGCTGTTGGACGACCCGTCCATCGAGACGATCAACGCCAATTCGTGGGATCGGGTGTTCGTCCAGTACTCCGACGGGAGCCGGGAGCGAGTCCGTCCGATCGCCGGGTCCGATGAGGAGCTGACCGACCTCGTCCGGCTGCTCTCCGCCCGCTCGGGTGCGGAGGAGCGCCGCTTCGACCGGGGTTCCCCGTCGGTCAACGTGCAGTTGCCCGGCGGTCAGCGGCTGTTCGCGGTGACCGGGCTGACCGCCGGTGGGGTGACGTCGCTGTCGATCCGCCGCCACCGGCATCGCCACGCCACCCTCGGCCAACTCCGGAGGAGCGGCACCCTCGACGACGGGCTCGTCGAGTTCCTCCGAGCGCTGGTTCGGGCGCGGAAGAACATCCTGATCACCGGTGGCACGGGCATCGGCAAGACCACGCTGCTGCGGGCGCTGGCCTCCGAGATGGACCCCCGCGAGCGCCTGGTCACCATCGAGGACGCCTTCGAGCTCGGTCTCGACGCCGACGGCGATCGGCACCCGGATGTCACCGCGTTGCAGGCCCGCGAGGCCAACATCGAAGGCGAAGGCACCGTGTCCCAGGCCGAGCTGGTGCGGTGGGGACTGCGGATGTCTCCGGACCGGGTGATCGTCGGGGAGATCCGCGGCCCCGAGGTGATCCCGATGTGCAACGCCATGTCGCAGGGCAACGACGGCAGCATGGCCACCCTGCACGCCTCCAGTTCGAAGATCGCCTTCGCCCGGTTGGCCTCCTACGCCGCCCAAGGCGCCGAACGACTGCCAGTGGAGGCGACAAACCTGCTCGTCGCTTCCGCCGTGCACGTCGTGGTGCACCTCGCCCACGCCGCAGACCGCCGGACACGGGTGGTGTCCTCGATCCGCGAGGTCGTCGGCGCCGACGGCGCCCAGGTGATCTCCAACGAGGTCTACCGGCCCGGACCCGACCGCCGCGCCCGACCGGTCGCCGGGGCACTGTCCACCGACACCCTGGAAGACCTGATCGCCGTCGGCATGGACCCCGACGTTCTCACTCGCGGCGGGACGTGGACGTCGTGA
- a CDS encoding AMP-binding protein yields MMNTRFTLSSGEETDSFTLAREALRANGITLPKAPTRIAVTGDDQHVTAAITLHLLNSDHQVVLVPTSLAGGRSLPRGCGYGLVALGRTVREVCPASRIGTFGGGWRVALYSSGSTRAAATFGFDGRQLDTLAAWYAHAYGVTAASVIVTSLPVSYNFTFVAGLILAAASGAALRLVGAADEVLAEAACLAVRADRVVVLANPVTLDSAKTDSRLPDHVLVDSGGAPLSTPGLRELRHAVADVREGYGLTETGSLTHFDLEGSGDSLGTVGTSQPGVRCWIEAVDDKPRIALETPVIGTEVAPDGTTGRPRTSMLTGDLGTIGPVGRLRLLGRADDHRINGFWPRDTLDMVAEVTGARCALVLHPNPDRVRVKVLGELSAGDVSRIRSVVAHELALSPAGITVEGEDDTSLHSRKLSRRTP; encoded by the coding sequence ATGATGAACACCCGCTTCACCCTGTCCAGCGGTGAGGAGACCGATAGTTTCACCTTGGCTCGAGAAGCACTGCGGGCCAATGGAATCACCCTCCCCAAGGCGCCGACCAGGATCGCGGTGACCGGAGACGATCAGCACGTCACAGCCGCGATCACACTCCACCTGTTGAATAGTGATCACCAGGTCGTCCTGGTCCCGACGTCCCTTGCGGGTGGGAGAAGCTTGCCGCGCGGGTGTGGCTACGGGCTGGTGGCGCTTGGGCGGACGGTGCGGGAAGTCTGCCCGGCCTCGCGCATCGGAACCTTCGGCGGTGGATGGCGGGTGGCCCTCTACAGCTCGGGAAGCACACGCGCGGCGGCCACATTCGGATTCGACGGACGGCAACTCGACACACTGGCGGCCTGGTACGCCCACGCCTACGGTGTCACGGCTGCGAGTGTGATCGTCACGAGTCTCCCCGTTTCATACAACTTCACCTTCGTGGCCGGACTCATCCTCGCTGCGGCCTCCGGCGCGGCGCTGCGACTGGTTGGCGCTGCGGACGAGGTGCTTGCTGAGGCCGCGTGCCTCGCCGTCCGAGCAGACCGGGTCGTCGTCCTGGCGAATCCCGTAACACTCGACAGCGCGAAAACCGACAGTCGCCTGCCGGACCATGTCCTTGTCGACTCCGGTGGTGCGCCACTGAGCACGCCTGGTCTCCGCGAACTCCGCCACGCTGTCGCGGACGTGCGTGAGGGATACGGGCTCACCGAAACGGGATCGCTGACCCACTTCGACCTCGAGGGAAGCGGAGATTCACTCGGCACGGTGGGGACCTCCCAGCCTGGCGTGCGCTGTTGGATCGAGGCTGTCGACGACAAACCCAGGATCGCGCTCGAAACACCGGTGATAGGCACCGAGGTGGCGCCCGACGGCACAACAGGCCGCCCGAGGACGAGCATGCTCACCGGTGATCTCGGCACCATCGGCCCGGTGGGCCGATTGCGGCTGCTCGGCCGGGCCGACGACCACCGGATCAACGGATTCTGGCCGCGGGACACCCTTGACATGGTCGCCGAGGTGACCGGCGCTCGGTGCGCACTCGTCCTCCATCCGAACCCCGACCGCGTACGCGTCAAGGTGCTCGGCGAGCTCAGTGCTGGCGACGTGTCACGGATTCGGTCCGTGGTGGCGCACGAGTTGGCGCTCTCCCCGGCAGGGATCACCGTCGAAGGGGAAGACGACACGTCGCTGCACTCCCGCAAGCTCTCCCGGCGGACCCCATGA
- a CDS encoding winged helix-turn-helix transcriptional regulator has protein sequence MYAPLQLQALRNIRSLIKGEWVPDILVALRGESQHFSELRSRVNSLQVARRSTGSGVLHDGILSRTLQRMEHDGLVERRAQTGVFPPSVEYRLTPLGEDLIVVMQPLAAWIAHRTAANAAPTHSDQPCVLSPACHEQHGDRPCE, from the coding sequence GTGTATGCCCCGCTTCAACTTCAAGCGCTTCGAAACATCCGCAGCCTGATCAAGGGCGAGTGGGTGCCGGACATCCTCGTCGCCCTGCGCGGTGAGTCGCAGCACTTCAGCGAACTACGGAGCCGGGTCAACAGTCTCCAGGTCGCCCGGCGCTCCACCGGTTCCGGCGTGTTGCACGACGGGATCCTGTCCCGGACCCTGCAGCGGATGGAACACGACGGGCTGGTCGAACGCCGGGCGCAGACCGGGGTGTTCCCGCCGTCGGTCGAGTACCGCCTGACACCGCTCGGCGAGGACCTGATCGTCGTCATGCAGCCGCTCGCCGCGTGGATCGCGCACCGGACCGCAGCGAACGCTGCTCCGACTCACTCGGATCAGCCTTGCGTCCTGTCACCCGCCTGCCATGAGCAGCACGGTGACCGCCCCTGCGAGTAA
- a CDS encoding GGDEF domain-containing protein — MTAVEARNSRDTPPDDPLAAAHAREAALEAEVHRLSRDDLTGFLRRGPWGQQAAEALLHLGSDALLLITDLDRFKRINDRFGHRGGDVVLRTQAHRLRESLPSTAVLGRLGGDGGDEFLALTERDAVDLQNLVQVLARPVEILGRAVPVSASVGAAVRPACAPAPLLADLLATADDALYEAKTAGRGSCRIRTC; from the coding sequence ATGACCGCTGTCGAGGCTCGCAATTCCCGGGACACACCCCCCGACGACCCACTCGCCGCCGCCCACGCCCGCGAGGCGGCGCTGGAAGCAGAAGTGCATCGACTCAGCCGGGACGATCTCACCGGCTTCCTGCGGCGCGGCCCGTGGGGCCAGCAGGCCGCCGAGGCGCTGCTGCACCTCGGCAGCGACGCCCTCCTGTTGATCACAGATCTGGACCGTTTCAAACGAATCAACGACAGGTTCGGCCATCGCGGCGGAGATGTGGTCCTCCGTACCCAGGCCCATCGCCTGCGTGAATCGCTTCCCTCCACGGCGGTGCTCGGCCGTCTGGGAGGTGACGGTGGCGACGAGTTCTTGGCGCTGACCGAACGGGACGCTGTCGATCTCCAGAATCTCGTTCAAGTACTCGCGCGCCCGGTCGAGATCCTCGGGCGAGCGGTGCCCGTGTCGGCGTCGGTCGGCGCGGCTGTGCGACCGGCCTGCGCTCCGGCGCCCCTGCTGGCCGACTTGTTGGCGACGGCCGACGACGCCCTGTACGAGGCGAAGACCGCCGGACGGGGTAGCTGCCGGATTCGTACCTGCTGA
- a CDS encoding radical SAM protein: MVIWELTRYCNLACLHCCTDSDPQVSRERDLALPEIRRAIEEMLAVGVVEFFFSGGEPMSRPDFPEIVEAVDSERADVFVNTNGYHLTPALAQRLAGTAMRRVTVSIDGADRATHAVLRGKPASYDRAVDAVSAALGAGLAVRVSHVVAAPNVAGVEEFVSRMVEVGVDNIVVNTVFPAGRAVRNPHLHLTSEQLVDVERRLVDLREKCRKDGVELDFSMGEPDKEDVPAGCPAGDQVLYVAPDGSVSGCSWLAKLDPARFTVGNLHRTSFAAMSGDLAGQNLLFAEHRSCPLPTLAQRR; this comes from the coding sequence ATGGTGATCTGGGAACTCACCCGATACTGCAACCTCGCCTGCCTGCACTGCTGCACTGATTCGGACCCACAGGTCAGCAGGGAGCGAGACCTGGCACTGCCCGAGATCCGCCGTGCGATCGAGGAGATGCTGGCGGTAGGCGTGGTCGAGTTCTTCTTTTCGGGCGGCGAGCCGATGAGCAGACCGGACTTTCCCGAAATCGTCGAGGCTGTGGACTCGGAGCGGGCCGATGTGTTCGTGAACACCAACGGGTACCACCTGACGCCAGCACTCGCACAAAGGCTAGCAGGCACAGCCATGCGAAGGGTTACCGTCAGCATCGACGGAGCGGACCGTGCTACCCACGCGGTGCTCCGTGGTAAGCCCGCCTCCTACGATCGGGCCGTCGACGCCGTCAGTGCGGCACTCGGGGCGGGTCTCGCCGTACGCGTCTCCCATGTCGTCGCAGCGCCGAATGTGGCTGGCGTCGAGGAGTTCGTGAGTCGGATGGTCGAGGTCGGCGTCGACAATATCGTGGTCAACACCGTGTTCCCCGCAGGTCGCGCCGTCCGCAACCCTCACCTGCATCTGACCAGCGAGCAGCTTGTCGACGTCGAGCGGCGGCTGGTTGACCTGCGCGAGAAGTGCCGCAAGGACGGCGTCGAACTGGACTTCAGCATGGGCGAACCAGACAAGGAAGATGTCCCGGCCGGGTGCCCGGCCGGGGACCAGGTCCTCTACGTCGCCCCAGACGGATCTGTGTCGGGGTGCTCATGGTTGGCCAAGCTGGACCCGGCCCGCTTCACCGTCGGCAACTTGCACCGCACCTCGTTCGCCGCGATGTCCGGTGATTTGGCTGGGCAGAACCTGCTGTTCGCCGAGCACCGCTCGTGTCCGCTGCCCACCCTGGCCCAGCGACGATGA
- a CDS encoding MAB_1171c family putative transporter — protein sequence MRDLIQLAVIAVVLIAVTAKALHLGRDGTNKPAATFMLACAAVLAFGLVLELQAVTPHLDMALGDRWSYALRHTVAISCAFLLRSAFLCWVWLPGDSRDRRLRIHTAILVGVLTLRWVLAGLGTDADAAAALQDSAWTAAPYSAAAVLLYIAYMLYCAVSVTILVGIWARDPATRPWTRRGLRLVGVGVGFIGLYLLHRLTYLVLALLDAAPGYDQYLAEWALIALGAVFTSLGLATPLVATTVPTAIRLLRDRSAYGRLAPLWAALVTVRPDVIMNLRPNWWPPQLHQIWDRLSLAGLDQRLHHRVIECWDIIVFLHPHLDARIRTHTYHQALADGHDHDTADALAHTAMIHTALEHYRTNADPIPTEHRARTLDTQTTLAANVTWWTRISRHWTTV from the coding sequence ATGAGGGACCTGATCCAGCTCGCGGTCATCGCGGTGGTCCTGATCGCCGTCACGGCCAAGGCACTCCACCTGGGCCGTGACGGAACCAACAAACCCGCGGCCACCTTCATGCTCGCCTGTGCCGCCGTCCTCGCCTTCGGCCTCGTGCTCGAACTGCAGGCCGTCACCCCGCACCTCGACATGGCACTGGGAGATCGCTGGTCCTACGCCCTGCGTCACACCGTCGCCATCAGCTGCGCCTTCTTGTTGCGCTCGGCATTCCTCTGCTGGGTCTGGCTTCCCGGCGACTCACGAGATCGTCGTCTGCGCATCCACACCGCGATCCTGGTCGGCGTCCTCACCCTGCGTTGGGTTCTGGCCGGGCTCGGCACCGACGCGGACGCCGCCGCCGCACTCCAAGACTCGGCATGGACCGCCGCCCCCTACTCGGCTGCGGCGGTGCTGCTCTACATCGCCTACATGCTCTACTGCGCGGTCAGCGTCACCATCCTGGTGGGGATCTGGGCTCGCGATCCCGCCACCCGACCCTGGACTCGTCGAGGCCTGAGGCTCGTCGGCGTCGGCGTCGGCTTCATCGGCCTCTACCTGCTCCACCGCCTCACCTACCTGGTCCTAGCGCTGCTCGACGCGGCACCCGGGTACGACCAGTACCTGGCCGAGTGGGCGCTCATCGCCCTAGGCGCGGTGTTCACCAGCCTCGGACTGGCCACACCCCTGGTCGCCACCACCGTCCCGACCGCCATCCGGCTCCTGCGGGACCGCTCCGCCTACGGCCGACTCGCACCCCTATGGGCCGCCCTCGTCACCGTCCGCCCCGACGTGATCATGAACCTTCGGCCGAACTGGTGGCCCCCACAGCTCCACCAGATCTGGGACCGACTGTCCCTGGCCGGACTCGACCAACGACTGCATCACCGCGTCATCGAATGCTGGGACATCATCGTCTTCCTGCACCCGCACCTCGACGCCCGCATCCGAACACACACCTACCACCAGGCCCTCGCCGACGGACACGACCACGACACCGCCGACGCCCTCGCCCACACCGCCATGATCCACACCGCCCTCGAGCACTACCGCACCAACGCCGACCCGATCCCCACCGAACACCGCGCCCGCACCCTCGACACCCAGACCACCCTCGCCGCCAACGTCACCTGGTGGACCCGCATCAGCCGACACTGGACAACCGTCTGA
- the argS gene encoding arginine--tRNA ligase produces MNTVTPLVQTLGQRLRDAIVAALPDAADVSEVDPLIRPSDRADYQANGVLPLAKRLGVPPRDLAAKVATLLENDDLIVSCEASGPGFLNITLADSAILGQLVARSGAERLGVGLHGTGKATVVDYSQPNIAKEMHVGHLRSTIIGDAVARILEFLGTKVIRQNHLGDWGTQFGMLIQHQLEDEEANGFRAASSGVESISRLNALYRAARARFDGDPEFADRSRRRVVELQAGDERTLAGWQEIVRESKVYFNEVYDRLDVLLTDDDAVGESFYNPFLSDVVTDMEQRGIAVRSDGALCVFFDDIRSPDDKPVPLIIQKSDGGFGYATTDLAAIRYRVGTLDADRVLYVVDSRQALHFRMVFEAARRAGYLTDGVEAVHVSFGSVLGKDGKPFKTRAGETVRLISLLDEAVTHAKATVQERDSGLDAEALDQLSREIGIGAVKYADLSTSRTRDYVFDIDRMVSLNGNTGVYLQYAHARIRSLLRRGEAQHSASAVLDTDVALEPAERALLIHLDELSSVLDTVVETYEPHRLCAYLYALAQAFTTFYEACPVLRAPNDTIRANRLAIAQATGDTLKLGLGLLGIAAPDRL; encoded by the coding sequence ATGAACACCGTCACACCACTCGTGCAGACCCTTGGGCAGCGACTGCGAGACGCCATCGTCGCGGCGCTGCCTGACGCCGCAGACGTCTCCGAGGTAGACCCGCTCATCCGACCGTCCGACCGGGCAGACTACCAGGCCAATGGCGTGTTGCCGCTGGCCAAGCGCTTGGGGGTACCGCCCCGCGACCTCGCGGCCAAGGTTGCCACGTTGCTCGAGAATGACGACCTGATCGTCTCCTGCGAGGCGTCCGGACCCGGGTTCCTCAACATCACCCTGGCGGACAGCGCGATCCTGGGCCAGCTTGTCGCCCGCTCGGGTGCGGAGCGGCTCGGGGTTGGTCTCCACGGCACCGGCAAGGCGACGGTGGTCGACTATTCCCAGCCGAACATCGCCAAGGAGATGCATGTCGGACACTTGCGCAGCACCATCATCGGCGACGCCGTAGCGCGAATCCTGGAATTCCTCGGCACCAAAGTCATCCGGCAGAACCACCTCGGTGACTGGGGTACCCAGTTCGGAATGCTGATCCAGCACCAGCTGGAAGATGAGGAGGCGAACGGGTTCCGCGCTGCGTCGTCCGGGGTCGAGTCGATCTCCCGACTCAACGCGCTTTACCGCGCCGCCAGGGCTCGGTTTGACGGCGACCCCGAGTTCGCCGACCGCAGCAGGCGCCGAGTGGTTGAGTTGCAGGCGGGCGACGAGCGGACTCTGGCCGGGTGGCAGGAGATCGTCCGCGAGTCGAAGGTTTACTTCAACGAGGTCTACGACCGGCTGGACGTATTGCTGACCGACGACGATGCGGTCGGGGAGAGCTTCTACAACCCCTTCCTCAGCGACGTCGTCACGGACATGGAGCAGCGCGGGATCGCGGTGCGCAGCGACGGCGCGCTGTGCGTCTTCTTCGACGACATCCGCAGCCCGGACGACAAACCGGTCCCCCTGATCATCCAGAAGTCCGACGGCGGGTTCGGCTACGCCACCACCGACCTGGCGGCGATCCGTTATCGGGTAGGCACCCTCGACGCGGATCGGGTCCTTTACGTGGTGGACTCGCGACAGGCGCTGCACTTCCGCATGGTCTTCGAAGCAGCCCGCCGGGCCGGGTACCTCACCGACGGTGTGGAGGCGGTGCACGTCTCCTTCGGTTCGGTGCTGGGCAAGGACGGCAAGCCGTTCAAGACACGCGCCGGCGAGACAGTCCGACTGATCTCCCTGCTGGACGAGGCGGTCACCCACGCCAAGGCGACCGTCCAGGAACGCGACTCCGGCCTCGACGCCGAGGCGCTGGACCAGCTGTCCCGCGAGATCGGGATCGGCGCGGTGAAGTACGCGGACCTGTCCACCAGCCGCACCAGGGACTACGTGTTCGACATCGACCGGATGGTGTCGCTCAACGGCAACACCGGCGTGTACCTCCAGTACGCCCACGCCCGCATCCGGTCGCTGCTCCGCCGGGGCGAGGCTCAGCACAGCGCGTCCGCGGTCCTGGACACCGATGTGGCGTTGGAACCCGCCGAGCGAGCTCTCCTCATCCACCTCGACGAGTTGAGCAGCGTCCTGGACACGGTCGTAGAGACCTACGAACCGCACCGACTGTGTGCGTACCTGTACGCCCTCGCCCAGGCGTTCACCACCTTCTACGAGGCATGCCCCGTGTTGCGGGCACCGAACGACACCATCAGGGCCAACCGTCTCGCCATCGCCCAAGCGACCGGCGACACCCTGAAACTAGGGTTGGGCCTGCTCGGGATAGCCGCACCGGACCGCCTCTGA
- a CDS encoding SAF domain-containing protein, with product MGGVLVLACAAGSVWMWTTAGERRAVLAVARPVSVGHVLTAADLREVQVGADPDLPVVEAVAVDGVLGRPMGTSLPAGALLHRDAVGTVLVPAADRAMTAVAVPDGRVPPEVAAGAAVSLVAAPDESALEGVGAAETWAATVVGVTTRETTSTTVLSVELASDDAREVAAVADGQISVVVLGGDR from the coding sequence GTGGGTGGTGTGCTGGTCCTGGCGTGCGCGGCCGGTTCGGTGTGGATGTGGACCACGGCCGGCGAGCGGCGTGCGGTGCTCGCGGTGGCGCGTCCGGTGTCGGTGGGCCATGTGCTTACGGCCGCCGACCTGCGCGAGGTACAAGTCGGGGCGGACCCCGATCTTCCGGTGGTCGAGGCCGTCGCCGTCGACGGCGTCCTCGGCCGTCCGATGGGCACCAGCCTCCCGGCGGGTGCTCTGCTCCACCGCGACGCGGTGGGCACCGTCCTGGTGCCTGCGGCGGATCGAGCCATGACGGCGGTGGCGGTGCCCGACGGGCGCGTTCCCCCGGAGGTCGCCGCCGGGGCGGCGGTGTCCCTGGTCGCAGCCCCCGACGAGTCGGCTCTTGAAGGCGTCGGGGCCGCCGAGACGTGGGCGGCGACGGTCGTCGGCGTCACCACACGGGAGACGACGTCGACGACGGTCCTCAGCGTCGAACTGGCGTCCGATGACGCACGGGAGGTCGCGGCCGTGGCCGACGGGCAGATCTCGGTGGTCGTCCTGGGCGGTGATCGGTGA
- a CDS encoding prepilin peptidase — protein MWWGLCGWTLLGAACGVGGSAVIRRFSNTRPPTRRHGSTGPLAVGTALLFGLLAWRVGVRPELLAYSALVAVGMPLAVIDWRERRLPTALLLPAYPVHVLLLGLAALVSDDLTSFLRAVSGMVVLFSGYLAVALCARGGLGAGDVRLAGLLGLVMGWAGWPVLLAGTVLGLVFATVQGAVLILLRGASPQSAMPLGPALLAGAVTVLLMAGG, from the coding sequence ATGTGGTGGGGCCTCTGTGGCTGGACGCTGCTCGGCGCCGCCTGCGGAGTGGGCGGCAGCGCGGTGATACGACGGTTCTCGAACACCCGGCCGCCGACACGGCGTCACGGCTCGACCGGGCCGCTGGCCGTCGGGACGGCCCTGCTGTTCGGACTGTTGGCCTGGCGCGTCGGGGTCAGACCCGAGTTGCTCGCCTACAGCGCCCTGGTCGCCGTCGGGATGCCGTTAGCCGTGATCGACTGGCGGGAGCGACGCCTGCCGACGGCACTCCTGCTGCCCGCCTACCCGGTCCACGTTCTGCTGCTCGGTCTCGCCGCACTCGTCAGTGATGACCTGACGTCGTTCTTGCGCGCAGTGTCGGGGATGGTCGTCCTGTTCAGCGGGTATCTGGCCGTGGCCTTGTGCGCCCGAGGAGGGCTGGGAGCAGGTGACGTCCGGCTGGCCGGTCTCCTCGGCCTCGTGATGGGCTGGGCAGGATGGCCGGTGCTGCTGGCCGGAACCGTGCTGGGGCTCGTCTTCGCCACCGTCCAGGGCGCCGTCCTGATCCTGCTGCGTGGTGCCTCCCCGCAGTCGGCGATGCCGCTGGGACCTGCCTTACTCGCAGGGGCGGTCACCGTGCTGCTCATGGCAGGCGGGTGA
- a CDS encoding helix-turn-helix domain-containing protein: MTTEEQLANKFERLIKDHMRREKLSALSMRELARRMTDAGYPISHGTLTGIRNGRSTIDQRTMDSLCAFFGVPESYFWLPRRQALLLGRLADLDDADLAAVDQLISDLHSRRTGRAER, encoded by the coding sequence ATGACCACAGAGGAGCAGCTGGCCAACAAGTTCGAGCGACTGATCAAGGATCACATGCGGCGGGAGAAACTATCCGCACTGAGCATGCGAGAGCTGGCGAGACGGATGACCGACGCCGGGTATCCGATCTCCCACGGAACGCTGACCGGTATCCGTAACGGCCGCTCGACCATTGATCAACGGACCATGGATTCCCTGTGCGCGTTCTTCGGCGTGCCGGAGTCCTACTTCTGGTTGCCGCGTCGCCAGGCGTTGCTACTCGGGCGCCTGGCCGACCTCGACGACGCCGACCTCGCCGCGGTGGATCAGCTGATCAGCGATCTGCACTCGCGGCGGACGGGCCGGGCGGAGCGGTGA
- a CDS encoding chromosome partitioning protein, which yields MTTFAVALAATWPGGCRRVLVECDPSGGDLGVRFGLPTSPGLVSLAAAGRTHDDPELVWRHAWPLPSEVPVVAAPPGAAQARAAVTALAPARDRAGVLVAAGRAGGVVLVDCGRLDPASPAWPLVAAADALLLMSGAHADELAHLAARLTTVGRWSRHPALVLVGEGHSSSEVTRELGVPVLAQVPHDPRSAAALSGRPTSRRTVTRSGLARVAHQVARALTTRDADVPRTSGPDAAPVQAGVRHPIALAEKAVAPLAAAAEDLTTTRTTR from the coding sequence GTGACCACGTTCGCCGTGGCGCTGGCAGCGACCTGGCCTGGCGGGTGTCGGCGGGTCCTCGTCGAGTGCGATCCCTCGGGCGGGGACCTCGGGGTGCGGTTCGGACTACCGACCTCACCCGGGTTGGTCAGCCTCGCCGCGGCGGGGCGCACCCACGACGATCCCGAGCTGGTGTGGCGGCACGCGTGGCCGTTGCCCTCGGAAGTGCCCGTCGTCGCTGCTCCGCCGGGCGCGGCGCAGGCTAGGGCGGCCGTCACCGCGCTGGCCCCCGCACGTGATCGGGCCGGTGTGCTGGTCGCTGCGGGACGGGCGGGCGGGGTGGTGCTCGTCGACTGCGGGCGTCTGGATCCCGCGTCGCCTGCGTGGCCGCTGGTGGCGGCGGCGGATGCGTTGCTGTTGATGAGCGGAGCCCATGCCGATGAGCTGGCCCACCTCGCGGCGCGGCTGACCACCGTGGGCCGATGGTCCCGACACCCCGCGCTGGTCCTCGTCGGCGAGGGGCATTCCAGCAGCGAGGTCACCCGCGAGCTGGGCGTCCCGGTGCTGGCTCAGGTTCCACACGACCCGCGCAGCGCCGCAGCGCTCAGCGGACGCCCCACCAGCCGCAGGACGGTGACCCGTTCCGGGCTCGCTCGCGTCGCCCACCAGGTCGCCCGAGCCTTGACGACCCGAGACGCCGACGTCCCTCGAACTTCCGGGCCCGATGCCGCACCTGTTCAGGCCGGAGTGCGACATCCGATCGCGCTCGCAGAAAAGGCGGTCGCGCCGCTGGCGGCTGCCGCCGAGGATCTGACGACGACAAGGACGACCCGATGA